From Gossypium raimondii isolate GPD5lz chromosome 11, ASM2569854v1, whole genome shotgun sequence:
GCACCCGGAATGAATGGTATTCATGACTAACTCTGAAAGGAAACACTTTTGGTGTGTAAGGGTAAGTTTTGCAGTAgcaaattttgtattaaatggtTTTAATGCGTTCAGTATGGTTCGTAAAAGTAATCAATAAGTTTAATAAGGCACAGTGTCTCTATGGACCACAGTAAAGTATCGTACAATATTACGATTCAATTGTGAATAATGAATTAAGAAGATAAAGAGAGGTAAATGGGTATTCTCAAAGAAGATTCAAACTGTATAATTGAATGAGGTATTTTGTCATCTATGTACGTGATCATTCATGAATTTCAATGAAATGATGACTTAAAGTTATGTATACAAGAATAACAATGTTTTGTCTGTATAGACCTCTAGAAATGAAATGGATAAGGaatcatgaaattttagaaCGAAGAACGTAAGTGATGTATCGAAGATGTTGATGGGTAAGACATGATCTCAAGGTAAGGTATGACATCTATAGTGTATGAAGAACGGAATTCTAGAAAAGTATTCGCCTGAGACAAGTTGAAGGATAAGAACAATAAAATGGTTATTTGAATTACCAGATACGGTGTGCAAATACGATTTAGGTAATTAGTGTTTTTCTTACTAAATTCTTATGAACTTATATGGGTTATACTTTATGTTAGGTTGAAAATGAGACTATTCTTGAAGGAATGATGTCGAGGCTACACCAAAGAAGTGGCGTATCAGATTATTATACATACAGAGGAAGCTTTGTTGGCACGATCGAACCTGGTCTGATACATAGAAATCCTTAATCTAGGATAACTATATTAAACCAATACATCAATTTAGTTATAGTTGTAATTAAGTTGTCTAtgtattataattgtaattcaTAATTGTTTACACTTatgtattttatgatgaatttttATAGTAGTGTAATCAATTGTAATTTGTATAAGTAGAATTAAGTTACATCCGTATTAAACTGGTAACACACCAGATTCGAATCTAGTTCATCAGAtcgggtttgaggtgttacacacctatttatttttctttagagAAAAGATCATTATCCATTTTGGCAGATACCCCCCTTTCCCAGAGCGGtattcctttattttaaaactatgtTTATTTGGAAGCactattttagaataaaaactCATCACACTTTAAGGGTTAAGATGTACAAATTTGAACCTTGGTGACTAACatcaattaatcataataacattATGCCGTCAAGGCTTTCATTCAACATTCGATGTGTTCAAAATAACGTTCAATACAGATTGAGAATTTCAAATGGCGGTTTCTAACAGTTGACCTAACACCCCCAGCAAATATATGAAACCTCGAAAATAAGAAGGCTAAAAAATGGACACAGATTTGGCTGTATCCCTTCGATCATCACGCTTAACTTGAGAACctgaaaggaagaagaaattgggtaaGTGTAAtacccatttttgcccgggtTCCCTTAGCAAATAAACCCAATgttataatgaaaatataaaccaaacaaaaattaataacaatcCAAAAATAGTCCATTTACATTGGCCCAGAATATTAAACCCAAATAGCCCAAATACCCCTAGCCCACTACGTTTCAGGAAATagaaaaccctagggtttccaaCTCCCCTTCAGCCGCCGACGCCAACACACATGTACGCTCCTCCCACGGCGCCTGCCTCTTCACGCACAGCCTCCGTACATGCGCCACAAGACCTCCGTACTGCACTGCACACAACAaaccaaagaaagaaagaaagagaaaaagaaaaataacaaaatagcaacagaaaagaaaaatagaaaaaaatagaagggaaatgtatgtattttcGGGGCTATAAAACCCCATTTCTGTATTGTTTTGAGGGGGGACACGCATAGTGTATCAAAAAAACGAAATCAATACACAAGAGAAggttttctttttgctttatCGATtgggttctttttttcttcttcttttccaatTGCTCTTCCTTCTTTCCTCTGTTTTGCTATTTACACACATATAAGCATATACATAAATATCCTTTCCTCTGTCTTCCTTCTTCCTTCTTCgatttaattattgtttcttttaattgtatttttattacttatcaatcataatgttttgtttaattttataaatattaatgttttgtaatttataataaattttaaatattaggattaacattgttttcaaaccttttatatattattataattttaagatacaacgtattgttatttaaaattattattaacatattttgagtttattaacattgttttaaaacttattttattttttaaaattctatatcaCTATATGTTTCAtcatcttttaatatatatagatatctTATAATGATTTGATATACTTTGTACATATGTTAATGACTTATTTTgtgttataatttaaattctttaatataatatttttaaaatgccattaaatatattattaaattgttctttctaaaaatatatattattgttttgatgtttgatattattatgattataaacttcaagtatttttatatctatatatgtattttaagttaattttatttatatataatctacttctttcaaaacctatttaagtgattactttttaaaaaaatcatacatGAATTAGGACTTTTACATGGTCATTCTATATGTGTTATTTAAGGCAAATTAATAAATGTGTTACTTGTttccaatttattttacatattattattccatattgttattattttgtatcaagtccattttaagtttatgtgtaaatattttagcttaaaatgtgattattaataaatgttgttgtatttaattcatttgatattGGACAATTAGGATTGATATTtgcataatatgataaaaaaattgttgtaGCCATTTGTGTTTGAATTCATCCTTTGTTTATTATTCCTCAATATGTATTTAGATTGCGAATTGTGTCTTTTACATTATGCATCACTATTTAATCATGTAAAGATTGTGTTTTATCAAAGTACTACAATCattctatttcataattttcaaaaaagccTGGTTCTCATAGTTCTCGAGataattgtgccctaacttactggacttcaattcttctcgatgaatttaaataactaaatgcttattttgttaaaatcgtataatttcaaaataaaactttgtaGATTTCAAGATGtcggatcctaacttactggatacggCATTTagttatctcaattttaaaataaaggcaatttaagaatttcgagaaattaaaccctaacttactggattctgatttctcgattaacttaaataatcaaGTAACCTTCTTTTAACTTATGATTCTCATAAAAAAGGTACACATTTAATTTCGAAGATAGAATTGTAACGCCCTAACTCACCGGgtgtgataatttatttcttcgaaATAAGTGCGTCTTATCATTCAATCTAGTTTGTTCAAGTTTTCTCatcaaggatcgtattttaaaatcttttcaaagttttgacattaagacatcaaacaatcaattcggtatcaattttgggcatacgagggtgctaacccttcctcgtatgtaatcgactcccgaatctattttctcgaaatttcgtggaccaaattcatttttttaacggtgaaccggtcacaccttaataaaagatcggtggcgactcccattttcattttaaaaagtcgatccccatttttcaaatataaaaatggtttcgacagtaaGTTCATGAGAACTTAGTAAGTTCCTAGGAATAACAATCCCACCATGGTTACTATCAAACaataaggaaaagaaattcGACTAGTTCATGATAGTTGGCAGATACTTTACTCTGTTCTGTGGATCAACTGGCGGATGATACCAAAATCATACTCAGACTATTGGCGAACGACTCTGGTTTCTAAACTCATTTATGATAGTTACAGGCACATTCGCTCCTTGAATACGCCACTTATGTGGACTACCATTTATGACAGATAGGCTTACTGCTCATGTTATCATGCAACATGCAAAATCACATGGATCATTTTTCCACGTACACCCTTCATTGTATTAGCTTCTAATCCCGATTCCCCAAGAATCAAATTTTCCTGTATCTTCATATCCGCTCATCTGAGCTATATAACAACATCACCTCCACATCCTTCTAACTCCCCTCCTTTTATGAACACATACGTGTTTCCCTACAAGGCCAAGTTTTCACCAATCACAGTTTGCATCTAAGTGTCATACCGGAGGCAAAACGTATTATTTTGTgtcttttttatcattatatacaACATCCCTTCTATACCTCTTTGCACCCATATGGATACAGAGCTTATGcaccaaataataaataattttgacaaGCGTatacaacaaataataatttcataatgttaAATGGTTGAGATTTTTCCAACACCACCAAAAAAAGGGATTTAGGGCTTTGCTGGCATTGAGGAAATGATGTTCAATAGTTCATATCAATTTATGGCTACAgttcagaaagcctaaaaagcTATACATTTGGATATTCATAAAAGTCTATCCAAATGAGTACAATTACTCTTATGATCTGAGCTGCCTGCAAAAGAAAATGCCAAATTCAGTTGGCATTGCCcaaatgaactaaaacaaaattccaacagtaaatatataaagaaaattgaatgtCACAATACTATACAAGTTCACAGTATACAAATACAAATGTAGGGTCTTTTAAGCCCAATATGCTGAAATGGAAAAGGGTTCAGCAGCATTGTTCCTCCTTGGAAATGATCACTTGTAAAATAAGAATGAAAGTAAGTCATATGCATACTGTTTATACCTATTGGTGCATGCAGTCATGGCCATGccaagattaaatcttaaattacaGAAAATGAGTGAGTGATGGATGCTTGTATTTCCTCCAGTGTTCTCCCCTTCGTCTCTGGGACTAACTTGGCCACGAATAGGACAGTTAAGCCTGAGATTcccgagaaaaagaaaaatgttccTGCAGTGATATTTGCTCATACATTTTAGTTctgaaaatttatatgttaatttactCACTTAGAGAAGGAGAGATATGGAGGGTGACCTGCTAAGCTCCAATCCATCATAAAATTGAAACTGTAAGTCATTATCCAAGCAGTGGACCAATTGACTAAAGTCACCAGGCTTCCAGCTTGAGCTTTAACATTTATAGGAAATATCTGACAAAGAATATGGACCATGTTTTAGTCAAATGAATCTCTTGTCTCCAGCTATTGAAGAAAACTTGATATGTAAGCAATGATGAAGCTTTTTATCTCAGAATTGGCACATACCTCTGACATTATAATCCATGGTATTCCTCCCAACCCTATTGTGAAAGCTGTAGCACCAATCTGTTTGTGCAGTATTGATCAGTTTATACATGTAGTTTGGTTCAATATGTACAATAGTTAAATAAGTGTAAAGCAGAAGATTGTAGGACAAACTGAAGTACCAAAGTACAGCTAAGTACTAGAGGTGGAGTAAGAGCCTTCAAATTGGGGAGTTCCTGATTGTAAAATAACATCAAAGTTTTCAGGGGAAAAACATAAGAATTTGAAAGCATTAAACAAGAAATTCCATTGTCAATCTCTTGAAGAAAATAGCTAAATTCTGTTATACCTTAAAGCAGAATGCCAGTCCCTGGAGAAAGTAGGAGAAACACAATCCACTTGCAGAAACCTGCCaaaaatttggattaaaatacTATTCTTTTTAACTTGGTTTGTTCAGCATTTTTACAATCTTAAAATGAATTGTTTAAAATACTAACCAAAAGAAGTGGTCGTCTACCGGATCTATCCATTAAAAGCAAACCTAGAGTTGCTACTGGAATCTGCAAAAAGAAACAATATAATCAACATGTCTCGGAATTCGGAAATGCTTGGAACACAATTTGACATTCATTACAAGTTGGAAACGCAGCCATGAAGGTACCTGTATAACAGCTAAAACTTGAAGGCCAAGGCTACCTGATATACCTGTTGCAAACAAGActgttttcatctttcttttctcccaCCACTACCAGGTATTAAACTTGTATtgacaacaaaaataatttaccaGATTCTTTGAATATGCTGCTAGTATAATATGCCACAGCACTATTTCCTCCTAGTTGTTGCAATAGCATTAGCCCAACTCCAACCTGCAAATTCCAAGAAGCCGTATGTAAGTGATCAGGCAAGTCATAAATGGTGAGTACAGATTATTAAGCTAATGTTATTCTCAGCTCACAATGAGTGCATCGGCATATCTCCTTTGGAACAATTCAAGGAAGCTTGCTTCTGTTTGTTGCTCAAGAGTAGCTATATAATCCTACAAGAGAAACGTAAGCACATAGCGTTTCTTGTTATCATGAGGAAACAAGTGTTCACAATCTTTAGAAGATAACAAGATATGAAGCTAAAATGATACTCTGATCTCAGCAGCTTCTTCAGAAATATCTGAGTTCTCTCCCCTAAGACGCTTCAAGGATGCTTCAAACTCTTTTTCTCGACCACATTTTGCCTGCAAAAGCCGGTCACatgttgcattttctcgaccaCATGTTATGGACTTAAAAAGCATCCTATGATTGGCCATACTACTGAGTTAGACATACCAGCCATCTAGGGGACTCTGGAATGAAAAACAAGCCTATTATCTGTACTACACAGGGAATAGTACCTGAAGGAAATAGAATGGATAATACATAAATAACATAAcactacctttagctttaagttaataaaaaaaaatcaaagtatatACCGATCATAGTCAGGGTGCGCCACGAAATGAAGGATCCAACGAAAAACATAATTGCAAATCCAGAAGAAGTCATCAACTGCACCATTGGGAAAACTCGTATCTAACTAATGATGAGTTGAAAAATCACAATGTCAGTTATGGGTTTAGTATATTTTACCTGGTTTGATGATGCAAAGGAACCCCGGTAACTTTTAGGTGCTATTTCAGCTACATAAACAGGTACCTATTTGATATGGAAAGTTCAGCtactatatatacatgtatctCAATAGTAAGTTACATAAAAGCTGATTTAAGTTGATGAAATGTGAAGTGTAAACCTTAGTATATTTACCACATAACAGAAAATAGAGACTCCGAGTCCGATCAACAGCCTTCCAATATCCAGCCACAAAGCATTCTTACAACAAGAGTTGAACAATAACCATTTAAAATCTTACAGATTGGTGTATATGGAGTTACAATAGCCAGTAAATGATTCAAGCTAGAAGTTAACCTTTGCAAATGCTATTGCTAGCCACCCAACAGTGCAGAAGACATCAGAGAACCACATTGTCTGTTTCTCACGGTACATGAACACATTAGTTAAGAGGGATGAGCCATTATTCAACAGGAATTTAACTTTAGCTCTTATATGATTATTAGATCTTTGGAAGGTGTACAGGCTTaaccaaaagaagaaaaaagaacttACACGTTTCCTACcgataagatctgttatcttcccACTTAGAATTGCTCCTACCATTCCTCCAATTGTCATTATTGAACCGAAAACAGAGTACTGCAATTGGGTGACAAAGATAGGCTAAActtagaaggaaaaaaaaaagtataccCGTATTTGTCACTCACGTTGATTCGAGTAAGATAGGTACATAAACCCAACTAGAGCTTTCTTGTGCTTTAAGTAAGTGGAAGCTTAttgaatatatgattttttctgttgtaaataataataataataataaaggaaatgaaTGGAAAAAGATTGGGGTGTACTAACTTCTGCCAAGGAGAGGTCCAAGTCTTCCATGATCCCTGTCTCCGCTGGTGATGAATAACCAAGCTGGGTTCATGCAAAGTTAGATCATTATCAGTAattaccaaataatataaatatttgcacatattattaaatttaaacgtgtaattattaaaatattgatcaTGGATGAAACCACTTTACTTTCCGATTAAAAAACCtggaacaagaagaagaagaagaagaagaagcagaatAAGAGAAAAGGGTTCGGAAGAGAAGGAAGTACTGAAGAACTTACAGAACATCCATAGCTGAAAGAGCCACAGACAGCAACAAACGTACTAAAGACAAGAACAGGTGTTAACGACGAAGCTGCCGGCTGAGATGGCATGTTAAGGTTGTCGGCAGGACTGTCACCGTCGGCGCCATTGCTTGTTGGTTTTGTTTCATTTGGTGGTAGTTGATACCTGCTTGTTAACAACCCTTCTTCCATACTTTCCCTCACcatttttccaattttgttAACTGTTTAAATAACCAAGTTAGATGAAGCATCTATCCATCTGCCTTTCTGATTTTCATATACAAGAActtttatgtacatattttagaTGCATGTTTCcatgtttgatttattttggaataattttacattagttacttatattttgaaaatgttcaatGTAATACATGAATTATCGATACATATTTTATCAAGATATTTATACtacataaatatttgatgatatgatattttttatttttgtatatatggtTATTGATTTGATTATAGGAAATTATTTAAGATCTATTTTCATTTACTTTGAATTgaaaatacttatatttgtaTTTGTCCAATAAGTATGGcttacaataaaatataaaaattagaagaaaaaagatggtGGTGGGACATGTAGCTCTATTCTTAATTACTTATTGACCTTAAAAGTTTGATTtgataatactaaaatataGGCATAGGGTTAGAGGGTAATTATGTAATATGGTACCCAatttttaagctttaatttcttAACATTGGGTTGGATAAATCATTCACAAAATCTTTTCTAGATTCGATTACATTTTGCAACTACTCTACGCTAACgctaattaataaatataaaaacagatcttaattttttaataagattCGTGGTAATTGAATTTTCCATGTTTCTCTCCTCTCACAATAATAACCCCACCATGGTTTGTTGTTCCGGTAGTTCTTTCCAATGGATCCGATGCTGATAACTGATACCAGTGGATCCATCGATTTGGAATGCCTTGAGCAACTTCATGTTATGCCTCCTTTCTCTCTCGTTTGGATGGGTTTTTGTTCAGCAATGTTTAGTGTCACACGACTAAAATTTTTGTCTTGCAATCCGTGCGAGGTTAGACGATTTATTAggtttaaattcatttaaattaacttaaCTAATTCTCGATAAAAATTCTCTAAGACactaaaaatagagtgaaagcaactcaaaaacaaaaaagtaatGAAAGAATAGAAAATACACAAGAATACAATATCCACAAGGTGTTTGATTAAATACTCTCAAAAgtattttataacacataaaaattaaatctatagtaatatTATACtactataatataaatatttaaaaacattaataggactatataaaattttcataaataaaaatatattaaattattaaatattaaatattgaattaaaaataatatcagtatatatttttattttttttaaaacaatatggATGGGATTAAAATGAGCTTAAGTTAGCTATTTACAAATATGGtcaaaattggacaaaaatttAGGTTGATGTTTCAGGTCGGGCCAAGCTTGGACAAACATAAAGTGTGTTAATATCATGTTTAAGCCTGGTTAGGctcatgaacacctctacttACAATTATGTTGAATATTCCATTAtgccttgttttatttttaaggtaAACTACATTTaagatcactaaactattactaagtttacgttttagttactaaacttcaaaaagttaaaaagtagtcactaaattattcgaaagttttcattcaagtcactaaattatcccaaaaaaaattatttaagtcactagactattaattaataatttgaccTTTGATTTTATTGACAAGTGAGCCGTGAAAGGACATTTTAATTGGAATGCCAAAGGCTAATCCGCAAGCAAATGATGTAATAGACAGGTTTGAAATCAAAAGGTGGTTACAATAATTGGAATTTGtcaagtttttattaaaattttcaagacaacattgtttatatatataaaatctccTCTTCTAATCTTATAACTATTGTTTCATATATTTTAGAGAGTTGTTTTAACTAGAGtgtataattaattagttaatagattttttttttgtattttaaatatgaagcTTAGATCTCATCATATCAAAGGCAATTGTTGAATGTAAGCCAATTTATCCAATCACTTGCCatctcaacttttttttatatcaaaacaaGCATACAAATTCTACATTACGTGATGGTGCGTAAAGCATGCTTTAGAATATTATTTAAGTCTTATCTCAATTAATATGAGTATTGttgttaatataaataattttaaattaaaatagtagaTTCAATGTTTTCCCTCACCATTTTTCCAACTtcattactttttaaataacCAAATTAGATGGGGCATCGATGCATGTGCCTAAgaacttttttcaattttattatgatttgaaaatcatttcattcaataattgaaaatgtaaaaattagaaAGTGAAATTGATGGGACAAGTAATGtgccttaatttttaatttacttgaattaaatatcaaatgtttTGTCCCACTCAAAAAGGTGAGCCCAATAAtctgttttatttaattttatttagtgcTCGAGGAATCAATTTTGACACTAAAATATAGGCATAGAGTTAGTGTATAATTACGTGTGATGTACCAGAGGTGTTTATAGGTAAAGTTCGAGTTGGgtctaattataatattaacatattttatattttttaatttggtctagaaatatggatttaaattttttttcaaatccaCCTATATTTATAAAAGACTAATTCAAGTTCATTTTAAGCCTTCccatatgatttttatatttttttcctaaaagtttttattttattttatttttatttttatttattgaaagttttatataatcattaccattattttaatgtttatattagagTAGTACTATAAATTTAGtacaagtttattttttaatatgttctaaactacataatatataaaaataacataatattaaatattataaacttaaaaatgaatCGGGCCGATTTCAATCGTTGAATGTTCAAGCTCGAGCCtcactcatattttaaatggatcTAAtctttttgtccaagcccattttttcGGACTTAATAACTTTTCTCAAATCCTCCTAAATTTCGAACAGACTTTCGAATCTGAGCGAATAGCCTGACCATGAAGAGGTATAGATGGCAccaatttcatgaatttttaagctttaatttcttaatattaAGTTGGATAcattttttagataaaaatttcacGGATGTTTTGTAGATTCCATACATCATTCAAATAATCTGCCCCAATgctaattatataaaataataatatatattttgctctctaaatttgtttatttgtggTATTTTTtcctaattgatatttaaatttgattcataAATTGACACTAACAtcattaatttttgttgaggCATTAATAGCCCATGCGATAAGTTCATAAATGTCAGTTTATTTGcaataattttccatttaaattgtgttatttaagtctttaattattttatttttactcattttattttttaaggtttaggtgAATAACTAGAGAAAGTCAACTTGAagtttatttttgataatttttttgagaTTGGACCTTCAATTGGCACTACTTCAATATTTTGGTCATGACTTGAGCTAAAGAAAATGATTCTGGATCCATAATTTATcgttttgaaggaaattgaaaaTTCTAGTCAAAGTTATTTTATGTCTGGAGttcaaaaaatattgaaaagatgTCTAAAAATAGCTTGGAAGTTTCATGCGAAAACCTTCTAAGAAATCTAGAAAATGTTTGCTTTGTTTAATTAATGacacttttgtattttatatattacgtgatttttgcctataaataaaaattattaaattaataattagagatattcaatttagtattattttattcttgtgTTTGCTTTTCTCCATAAGTTTCTAAAGTCTTCTTTAAGGGATTTCGATATTTTGATtctaaaatttgtgaaatttaattgctctttatttgttttttgatCTTTAGCATTTGCATGCCTTCtgttttaattacaaatattcatattttttttaatattggtaCTGTAtttaattgcttaaaatatttgtcTTGCCAATTGTTAAATctgtaattatttaattgattctaATATTTGCGACGAATAGCATGATTGGGTATAACGTACACGTGGACAAGCAATCTAATCTAAATTAATTCTGCTTGTGTGTGTTTGTTGATTAAAATTAGGTTTCTCACGTTCTTAATGCTATCGATAAGTTAAATCATAAGTGGAAAGTTATaagattatttattaataagaGGAATAACTTCAACAAGATTCCTCTGGGTTATCAACAAGGTAAGGAGAGACTTGTTAGCTATGACGTCAATAACTATAACTAATTTTTCAAAGAACATTGAAATTATCTTTGTATTAATGATCAAACTAGTAAATCAAACAAAACCCTATGTGATGGCCTGATGGTCAAGGGTGTTCACCACCCCAAGTGTGGTTTGGATTTGAGTCGCGTTGGTTGTTCGGATTTTACTCTATTATTGTAATTctcac
This genomic window contains:
- the LOC105804803 gene encoding sugar transporter ERD6-like 5 — translated: MVRESMEEGLLTSRYQLPPNETKPTSNGADGDSPADNLNMPSQPAASSLTPVLVFSTFVAVCGSFSYGCSLGYSSPAETGIMEDLDLSLAEYSVFGSIMTIGGMVGAILSGKITDLIGRKRTMWFSDVFCTVGWLAIAFAKNALWLDIGRLLIGLGVSIFCYVVPVYVAEIAPKSYRGSFASSNQLMTSSGFAIMFFVGSFISWRTLTMIGTIPCVVQIIGLFFIPESPRWLAKCGREKEFEASLKRLRGENSDISEEAAEIRDYIATLEQQTEASFLELFQRRYADALIVGVGLMLLQQLGGNSAVAYYTSSIFKESGISGSLGLQVLAVIQIPVATLGLLLMDRSGRRPLLLVSASGLCFSYFLQGLAFCFKELPNLKALTPPLVLSCTLIGATAFTIGLGGIPWIIMSEIFPINVKAQAGSLVTLVNWSTAWIMTYSFNFMMDWSLAGTFFFFSGISGLTVLFVAKLVPETKGRTLEEIQASITHSFSVI